A DNA window from Desulfobacteraceae bacterium contains the following coding sequences:
- a CDS encoding type II and III secretion system protein, producing the protein PFLDTKEAVTEMLVNDGETVVIGGVNKDTSRNSQQGIPYLNKIPMLEWLFSSDFEESRKEELLIFISPKIVRLAQR; encoded by the coding sequence TGCCGTTTCTGGACACCAAGGAGGCCGTCACCGAAATGCTGGTCAACGACGGCGAGACGGTGGTCATCGGGGGGGTCAACAAGGATACCAGTCGCAATTCCCAGCAAGGCATTCCCTATCTGAACAAGATTCCGATGCTGGAGTGGCTTTTCAGCTCAGATTTCGAAGAGAGTCGCAAAGAGGAGCTCCTGATTTTCATATCCCCGAAAATCGTCCGCTTGGCCCAGCGCTAA